The following is a genomic window from Niveispirillum cyanobacteriorum.
CGCCAAAAAGTTCGGACGCGCCGTTGATCACCTTGGGCTGATCATTGAAATCGCCCGTGGAGTTCACGAAGCCCACCAGCTTCACCACCCGCACAATGCGGTCCAGATCACCGTCCAGCGCCAGCTTGGCCTGGGCGATGATGTTGAGCGCGCAGGTGCGGGCCGCCTCGCGCCCTTCCTCAATGGAATAACCGGCACCCAGCTTGCCGACATGGCGCAGTTCGCCATTCCACATCGGCACCTGACCGGAGATGAAAAGCTGGTTGCCGGTGCGTACGGCGGGCACATAGGCGGCCAGCGGCACGGCGGCCTTGGGCAGTTCGATATTCAGTTCAGCCAGACGCGCATCGATACGACCCGCCATGAAAACCTCCATCACAAGAATGCGTTGCCGCCTTGATAGCAGCAGGCGCACGGCAGGGCAAAGCCCGTGGCAACGGCTTATGGACCGATAACCCGGTCTGACAGCGTATAGAAGTGCAGGACGGCCTTCTTGCCACGTGAATAGTTGAAGCCCGAAAGCTCGCTGACCAGAAGCGGCTCACGCC
Proteins encoded in this region:
- a CDS encoding RidA family protein, translated to MAGRIDARLAELNIELPKAAVPLAAYVPAVRTGNQLFISGQVPMWNGELRHVGKLGAGYSIEEGREAARTCALNIIAQAKLALDGDLDRIVRVVKLVGFVNSTGDFNDQPKVINGASELFGEVFGDAGKHARSAVSAASLPFGVAVEIEAILEVA